In the Geobacter sp. FeAm09 genome, one interval contains:
- the lptE gene encoding LPS assembly lipoprotein LptE, with product MSFGGFLRLVPLLALSCALLFAGCGYRFAGTAGNRLTTGQSIWVAFIANETISPTAQTVIRRALYEECHAMRGLAPADRETAADLRVRGNLVSYTLKAVSYSAADQVKEYRLTISVDLELHQKGGAVPLWKGTVQASQDFPASTDLALQHNAEEAALKAASRTLADRFLVTVEQAY from the coding sequence ATGTCTTTCGGAGGATTCCTGCGCCTTGTTCCGCTCCTGGCGCTCTCTTGCGCGCTGTTGTTTGCGGGGTGCGGTTATCGTTTTGCCGGAACAGCCGGTAACCGGCTGACAACGGGTCAGTCGATCTGGGTGGCGTTCATCGCCAACGAGACGATCAGCCCAACGGCGCAAACCGTGATCCGGCGGGCGCTGTACGAGGAATGCCACGCCATGCGGGGGCTGGCCCCGGCGGACAGGGAGACGGCGGCCGACCTCAGGGTGCGGGGCAATCTGGTCTCCTATACCCTCAAGGCGGTTTCCTATTCCGCAGCCGACCAGGTGAAGGAATACCGCCTGACGATCTCCGTTGACCTGGAATTGCATCAAAAGGGTGGGGCAGTCCCTCTTTGGAAGGGGACCGTCCAGGCGTCCCAGGACTTTCCCGCATCCACCGACCTGGCCCTGCAGCACAATGCCGAGGAGGCTGCCCTGAAGGCGGCCTCCCGGACCCTGGCCGACCGGTTTCTCGTGACGGTGGAACAGGCCTACTGA
- the holA gene encoding DNA polymerase III subunit delta — translation MTAQEFETAINKGTIPALSYLYGEETFLIDRAVRQLLERAIDPSLKDFNFNVFYGNETKGVEILDAAQTLPMFAERRAVLVKRADGLKADILESLLPYVRNPAATTCLVFTGAKVDQRKKFFQELKKQGCLVEFKRLYDNKLGGFIQSEAAAQGKSIDPAATGLLSLLIGNNLQELSSQIEKLAVYCGTRPRITVEDVRIIASSSKAFTAFELARFLGMRDLQNALKSLAALFRNGEDAPMMIGALTRHFRQLWRIRELLDRRVAQADIGRELNIHTFFLGEVVQQAKNFSRGELGKLFEELYRCDVASKTGGGQPATLMHGLVVGICTSSLAQ, via the coding sequence ATGACCGCACAGGAGTTTGAAACCGCCATCAACAAGGGGACCATCCCGGCGCTCAGCTATTTGTACGGCGAGGAGACGTTCCTGATTGACCGGGCGGTCCGCCAATTGCTGGAACGGGCCATCGACCCGTCACTCAAGGATTTCAACTTCAACGTCTTCTACGGCAACGAAACCAAGGGGGTTGAAATCCTCGATGCCGCCCAGACCCTGCCCATGTTCGCTGAACGGCGGGCCGTGCTGGTGAAACGCGCGGATGGGCTCAAGGCGGATATTCTTGAGAGCCTGCTGCCTTATGTCCGCAACCCGGCGGCAACCACGTGCCTAGTGTTCACCGGCGCCAAGGTCGATCAGCGCAAGAAATTCTTTCAGGAACTCAAGAAGCAGGGGTGCCTGGTGGAATTCAAACGACTCTACGACAACAAGCTGGGCGGCTTTATCCAGAGCGAAGCGGCGGCCCAGGGAAAGTCGATCGATCCGGCCGCCACCGGGCTGCTCTCGCTATTGATCGGCAACAATCTCCAGGAGTTGTCGTCCCAGATTGAAAAGCTGGCCGTGTATTGCGGCACGCGGCCGCGGATAACCGTGGAGGATGTGCGCATCATCGCCAGCAGCAGCAAGGCGTTTACCGCTTTCGAGCTTGCCCGTTTCCTCGGGATGCGCGATCTGCAGAACGCCCTCAAGAGTCTGGCGGCTCTCTTCCGCAACGGCGAAGACGCCCCCATGATGATCGGCGCCCTGACCCGGCATTTCCGGCAACTGTGGCGCATCAGGGAACTCTTGGACCGCAGGGTTGCCCAGGCCGACATCGGCCGGGAGCTCAATATCCATACCTTTTTTCTGGGGGAAGTGGTCCAGCAGGCGAAAAACTTCTCGCGGGGTGAATTGGGAAAGCTGTTTGAAGAACTCTACCGCTGCGACGTCGCCTCCAAGACCGGGGGAGGGCAGCCCGCAACCCTTATGCATGGCCTTGTGGTCGGGATCTGCACGTCGTCGCTGGCGCAGTAA
- a CDS encoding nuclear transport factor 2 family protein, producing the protein MNASDYQEIRQLFDEYLRMYASRDDRLTTCFSDDFSGFTGGGDFLVKDREEWVAITRQDFAQVKDPLRIELKDLAIQSLSDTIAVTTGFFIIHLPFADNILSRETARLVLIFRKESAEWKISHSSISIPYYLVREGEVYPLKGLVERNQLLEEQIAERTMQLSETNDKLRQTNEKLAREIEEHKQTESANARLLLEQRAILDNLPMMAWLKDSEGRLEMVNEPYAKACGHTVDECIGKTDLELFPQETARSYIADDHEVCTTGQKRQQEKQIVTPDGPKWHLTYKTPLFDELGRIAGITGIALDISDLKEHEKEELKVQKLESLGVLAGGIAHDFNNILTGIMGNISLAKMFIDETHRSHKALVGAEKASVRATELARQLLIFARGGEPVKKVVSLRHLVNESVSLVLHGSNVRGIVDIPASIHAIEADEGQICQAFHNIIINATQAMPGGGVITVSARNETLAGRNTVALPPGAYICLTFTDEGCGISEADLKKVFDPYFTTKVSGNGLGLASTHSIITRHGGHIGVSSLVDKGTTFTIHLPSIGEAVSECQTEPVTQTSKGHGGGSILVMDDEEMIRELAVGMLEEIGYRVTTCNEGSEALRSYKAAQESGTPFSVVIMDLTIPGGMGGKEAAEEILALDPAACLIVSSGYSNDPIMSDYRTYGFTGAIAKPYRIDELAEMLRASLPGR; encoded by the coding sequence ATGAATGCAAGCGACTACCAGGAAATCCGGCAACTGTTTGACGAATACCTTCGGATGTATGCGTCCCGCGATGACCGCCTCACCACATGTTTCAGTGATGATTTTTCCGGTTTTACGGGTGGCGGGGATTTTCTCGTCAAAGACCGGGAAGAATGGGTGGCGATTACCCGCCAGGACTTCGCCCAGGTCAAGGATCCGCTCCGTATCGAGCTCAAGGATCTGGCAATCCAATCCCTGTCTGATACGATTGCTGTAACCACCGGCTTCTTCATCATTCACCTGCCATTCGCAGACAACATCCTGTCACGCGAGACCGCTCGCCTTGTGCTCATATTCCGCAAGGAGTCCGCAGAGTGGAAAATCTCGCACAGCAGCATCTCCATCCCTTACTACCTGGTCCGTGAGGGCGAAGTCTATCCTCTGAAGGGGTTGGTGGAACGCAATCAGCTTCTGGAAGAGCAGATTGCCGAGCGGACCATGCAACTTTCCGAGACAAATGACAAACTTCGGCAGACAAATGAAAAGTTGGCAAGAGAGATCGAAGAGCACAAGCAGACGGAATCAGCCAACGCAAGACTATTGCTGGAGCAGCGCGCCATACTGGACAACCTGCCCATGATGGCATGGCTCAAGGACTCGGAAGGCCGCCTGGAAATGGTTAACGAGCCGTATGCCAAAGCCTGTGGTCATACGGTAGATGAGTGCATCGGCAAGACTGACCTTGAGTTGTTCCCCCAGGAAACAGCTAGAAGCTATATCGCCGACGACCACGAGGTGTGTACCACCGGTCAGAAAAGGCAGCAGGAAAAGCAGATTGTAACACCGGATGGACCAAAGTGGCACCTTACGTATAAGACGCCACTCTTTGATGAATTGGGCAGGATAGCTGGTATAACGGGAATCGCCCTGGACATCTCCGATCTCAAAGAGCACGAAAAAGAAGAGCTGAAAGTGCAGAAACTGGAATCGCTGGGGGTACTCGCCGGTGGCATTGCGCACGATTTCAACAATATTCTGACCGGGATCATGGGGAACATATCCCTTGCAAAGATGTTCATTGATGAGACGCACAGGTCACACAAAGCCCTGGTTGGGGCTGAAAAAGCATCGGTGCGGGCCACCGAACTGGCTCGTCAACTCCTGATCTTTGCCCGCGGTGGCGAACCGGTCAAGAAAGTAGTTTCACTCCGACACCTCGTCAATGAATCAGTGTCGCTGGTTCTTCACGGTTCCAATGTCAGGGGTATCGTCGACATCCCTGCTTCAATTCACGCTATAGAAGCGGATGAGGGGCAGATCTGCCAGGCATTCCACAACATTATTATCAACGCTACGCAAGCGATGCCCGGTGGAGGGGTAATAACCGTATCTGCGCGAAACGAGACGCTTGCCGGCAGGAATACCGTAGCACTGCCTCCCGGCGCCTATATCTGCCTTACCTTTACCGATGAAGGCTGCGGAATATCAGAGGCTGATCTGAAAAAGGTCTTTGACCCCTACTTCACGACAAAAGTAAGCGGGAATGGGTTGGGACTTGCCTCAACCCATTCAATAATCACCAGGCATGGCGGACATATCGGCGTTAGCTCTCTCGTGGATAAGGGGACCACCTTCACAATCCATTTGCCGTCAATCGGAGAAGCTGTTTCAGAATGTCAAACCGAACCTGTCACACAAACCTCCAAAGGTCATGGTGGCGGTTCGATTCTTGTCATGGACGACGAGGAGATGATCCGGGAACTTGCCGTTGGAATGCTTGAAGAAATCGGGTATCGGGTTACGACCTGCAACGAAGGGTCAGAGGCCCTGCGGAGCTATAAAGCTGCACAGGAATCGGGAACGCCGTTCTCGGTGGTAATCATGGATCTGACCATTCCCGGTGGCATGGGCGGCAAGGAAGCGGCTGAAGAGATCCTTGCTCTCGATCCGGCTGCATGCCTGATAGTTTCCAGTGGTTATTCAAACGATCCGATCATGTCCGACTATCGTACCTATGGTTTCACCGGCGCTATCGCAAAACCATATCGGATCGATGAACTGGCGGAAATGCTCCGTGCGTCACTGCCTGGTCGTTAG
- the rpsT gene encoding 30S ribosomal protein S20 has product MAHHKSAIKRIKQNAKRNARNRHVTSTLKTYIKRVREAVEAKDKEAATAALKAAIPVIDASASKGVIHTSNASRNVSRLTKLVNTLG; this is encoded by the coding sequence TTGGCACATCACAAGTCGGCAATAAAAAGGATTAAGCAGAACGCCAAGAGGAATGCCCGCAACCGGCACGTTACCTCTACGCTGAAAACATATATCAAACGGGTGCGCGAGGCCGTCGAGGCCAAGGACAAGGAAGCCGCAACCGCAGCCCTGAAGGCCGCCATTCCGGTCATCGACGCCTCTGCCTCGAAGGGCGTGATCCACACTTCCAACGCATCCAGGAACGTGTCGCGTCTGACCAAGCTCGTCAACACCCTGGGCTAG
- the purN gene encoding phosphoribosylglycinamide formyltransferase: protein MAERGPVRLAVLVSGNGTNLQAIMDHIASGEINATIVCVVSNRQDAFALERAEKHGIPAIALESGAYANRREYDAALVEILRNHGAQLVVLAGFMRILTDVMVTAYPHAIMNIHPALLPAFPGLHAQKQALDHGVRFAGCTVHFVDCGTDTGPIILQAVVPVREDDTEESLSARIQHEEHRIYPEAVRLFCAGKICVDGRRVRLSP, encoded by the coding sequence GTGGCTGAAAGGGGTCCGGTCAGGCTGGCGGTTCTGGTTTCGGGAAACGGCACCAACCTCCAGGCCATTATGGACCATATCGCGTCGGGCGAGATCAACGCCACCATAGTATGCGTGGTCAGCAACAGGCAGGACGCTTTTGCCCTGGAACGCGCCGAAAAGCACGGCATTCCGGCAATCGCCCTTGAGAGCGGCGCTTACGCCAACCGCCGGGAGTACGACGCGGCCCTGGTCGAAATCCTGCGGAACCATGGCGCCCAACTGGTGGTCCTGGCCGGTTTCATGCGCATCCTGACCGACGTGATGGTCACGGCGTATCCCCATGCCATCATGAACATCCACCCGGCCCTGCTGCCGGCATTCCCGGGGCTCCACGCCCAGAAGCAGGCCCTTGACCACGGCGTCCGCTTCGCCGGGTGCACGGTTCATTTCGTGGACTGCGGAACCGACACCGGCCCGATCATCCTCCAGGCGGTCGTTCCGGTCCGGGAGGACGACACCGAAGAGAGCCTCTCGGCCCGCATCCAGCACGAGGAGCATCGCATCTACCCCGAGGCCGTGCGCCTTTTCTGCGCGGGAAAGATCTGCGTGGACGGCAGGCGGGTACGGCTATCGCCATAA
- the purM gene encoding phosphoribosylformylglycinamidine cyclo-ligase, with product MSERRITYKDAGVDIAAGNSFVSMIKPLVKATSRPEVMADIGGFGGLFSLNTAKYKNPVLVSGTDGVGTKLRIAFMADRHDTVGIDLVAMCVNDIVVQGAEPLFFLDYLATGRLLPEKAADVVKGIAEGCKQAGCALIGGETAEMPGFYADGEYDIAGFAVGVVERDNIIDGSGISVGNRLIGIASSGLHSNGYSLARKLIFERMGLSLDSDLAGTGRSVCEELLTPTRIYIRSIMNLLKDFRINGIAHITGGGLLENIPRILPRGCKATIHLNRWERQPLFHIMQDAGNVERDEMYRTFNMGIGMVVAVAEQEAEDIVYRLKGLGEQAWIIGDIATCADGGECVELVEG from the coding sequence TTGAGCGAACGAAGGATAACATACAAGGATGCCGGGGTTGACATAGCGGCCGGCAACAGTTTTGTCAGCATGATCAAGCCGCTGGTCAAGGCCACGTCCCGTCCGGAGGTCATGGCGGATATCGGCGGTTTCGGCGGCTTGTTTTCGTTGAACACGGCAAAATACAAGAATCCGGTGCTGGTTTCCGGCACCGACGGCGTCGGCACCAAGCTCAGGATCGCCTTTATGGCCGACCGCCACGATACCGTCGGCATCGACCTGGTGGCCATGTGCGTCAACGACATCGTCGTCCAGGGGGCGGAGCCGCTCTTTTTCCTCGACTACCTGGCAACCGGCAGGCTATTGCCCGAAAAAGCGGCGGACGTGGTCAAGGGGATCGCCGAAGGATGCAAACAGGCCGGCTGCGCCCTGATCGGCGGCGAAACGGCCGAGATGCCCGGCTTCTATGCCGACGGTGAATACGATATCGCCGGCTTTGCCGTAGGGGTGGTGGAACGGGACAACATCATCGACGGTTCGGGCATCTCCGTGGGCAACCGCCTGATCGGCATTGCCTCCAGCGGCCTCCACAGCAACGGCTACTCCCTGGCGCGCAAACTCATCTTCGAACGCATGGGGCTCTCCCTCGACTCCGACCTGGCCGGCACCGGCCGGAGCGTCTGCGAAGAGCTGCTGACGCCGACGCGCATCTATATCCGTTCCATCATGAACCTGCTCAAGGACTTCAGGATCAACGGCATCGCCCATATCACCGGAGGCGGCCTGCTGGAAAACATTCCCCGCATCCTGCCCCGGGGGTGCAAGGCCACCATCCACCTGAACCGCTGGGAGCGGCAGCCCCTTTTCCATATCATGCAGGATGCGGGCAACGTTGAACGCGACGAGATGTACCGCACCTTCAACATGGGGATCGGCATGGTGGTGGCTGTCGCGGAGCAGGAAGCGGAGGATATCGTCTATCGCCTGAAAGGGCTGGGCGAACAGGCCTGGATTATCGGCGACATCGCCACCTGTGCGGACGGCGGCGAATGCGTCGAACTGGTGGAGGGGTAG